One window of the bacterium genome contains the following:
- a CDS encoding KpsF/GutQ family sugar-phosphate isomerase, whose translation MHSPDGICKAQEELHRRVISSARRVLEIESRAIGALVNQVGPDFASAVSIIFRCQGKVIVSGVGKSGHVGRKIASTLASTGTPSFFLHPVEGVHGDLGMATPEDVFLFVSHSGSSQEVLQLVPFVKRLGCPVISITGRRDSPLAKASDAVVLVEVEEEACPLGLAPTASTTSVLAMGDAMALSLLELKGFTPSDFAKLHPGGSLGKRLLLRVGDLMHTGEGIPLVHESTCMRDAILEITSKGLGVTGVVDDEGRLVGVITDGDLRRGLQRGNQMLEEPASRLMTRNPKCIQAQALAVDALNKMQRHAITSLFVFDGQDERAVSGIIHLHDVLRAGVL comes from the coding sequence ATGCACTCACCAGACGGCATATGCAAAGCGCAAGAGGAACTCCACAGGCGTGTGATCTCCAGCGCCAGGAGAGTTCTTGAGATAGAGTCCCGGGCCATAGGAGCCCTGGTGAATCAGGTGGGGCCTGATTTTGCAAGCGCGGTCTCCATAATCTTCAGGTGCCAGGGCAAGGTCATAGTCTCAGGAGTGGGAAAGTCTGGGCATGTGGGGCGAAAAATAGCCTCCACACTTGCCAGCACTGGCACCCCTTCCTTTTTCCTGCATCCTGTGGAGGGGGTCCACGGAGATCTTGGGATGGCCACGCCCGAGGATGTTTTCCTTTTTGTCTCCCACAGCGGATCCAGCCAGGAAGTGCTCCAGTTGGTGCCTTTTGTGAAGCGATTGGGCTGTCCAGTCATATCCATCACCGGTCGGCGGGATTCCCCCCTTGCCAAGGCCAGCGATGCAGTGGTTCTTGTGGAGGTGGAAGAGGAGGCCTGTCCCCTGGGGCTGGCCCCCACAGCAAGCACCACCTCGGTGCTGGCCATGGGGGATGCCATGGCATTGTCCCTTCTGGAGTTGAAAGGGTTTACACCATCGGATTTTGCCAAGCTGCATCCAGGGGGGAGCTTGGGCAAGAGGCTCCTGTTGAGGGTGGGAGACTTGATGCATACTGGAGAAGGTATTCCTTTGGTACATGAAAGCACATGCATGAGAGATGCCATATTGGAGATCACCTCCAAGGGGTTGGGGGTCACAGGCGTGGTAGATGATGAAGGTCGCCTGGTGGGAGTCATAACAGATGGGGACCTGAGGAGGGGCCTCCAAAGAGGCAATCAGATGCTGGAGGAGCCGGCCTCCAGGCTCATGACACGAAATCCCAAGTGCATTCAGGCTCAAGCCCTGGCAGTTGACGCACTCAATAAGATGCAAAGGCATGCCATAACCTCCTTGTTCGTCTTTGATGGGCAAGACGAGAGAGCCGTCTCTGGCATCATCCACCTCCATGATGTGCTCAGGGCAGGGGTGCTCTGA
- the lptB gene encoding LPS export ABC transporter ATP-binding protein produces MKEQAQKLEAKGLVKSFGPKTVVKGVDLEAQRGEIVGLLGPNGAGKTTIFYMLTGAIRPNEGRVFLLGEDVTEAPMYLRARKGLNYLPQESSIFRRLSVEENLLLILELWEKDPVRRKHRCQELLRELRIEHLARNKAYSLSGGETRRVEICRSLAINPLFILLDEPFAGIDPLAVVEIQNIVRGLKERGIGVIITDHNVRETLGVCDRAYIINEGEILEMGSPEQIASSEKARRFYLGEGFRL; encoded by the coding sequence ATGAAAGAACAGGCCCAGAAACTGGAGGCCAAGGGGCTCGTTAAGAGTTTTGGCCCCAAGACAGTGGTGAAGGGGGTGGATCTGGAGGCTCAAAGGGGAGAAATTGTTGGGCTGCTGGGGCCCAACGGAGCCGGGAAAACAACTATTTTTTACATGCTTACAGGTGCCATAAGACCCAATGAGGGCCGGGTTTTCCTGCTGGGAGAAGACGTGACAGAGGCTCCCATGTACTTGAGGGCCAGGAAAGGGCTCAATTACCTTCCCCAAGAGTCCTCCATTTTTCGAAGACTGAGCGTAGAGGAGAACCTGCTATTGATACTCGAACTTTGGGAGAAGGATCCAGTCAGGCGCAAGCATCGTTGTCAAGAGCTGCTACGGGAGCTTCGCATAGAGCACCTGGCCCGCAACAAGGCCTACTCCCTCTCGGGAGGTGAGACCCGAAGGGTGGAGATCTGCAGGTCCTTGGCCATAAATCCGCTTTTCATCCTCTTGGATGAACCATTTGCAGGGATAGATCCTTTGGCTGTGGTGGAGATCCAAAACATAGTGCGCGGCCTAAAGGAGCGTGGCATAGGAGTCATCATAACAGATCATAATGTGCGGGAAACTTTAGGTGTTTGCGATAGAGCATACATCATAAACGAGGGCGAAATACTTGAGATGGGCAGCCCAGAACAGATAGCCTCCAGCGAAAAAGCAAGGCGGTTTTACCTGGGGGAGGGTTTCCGCCTGTGA
- a CDS encoding CTP synthase — protein sequence MRTKFIFITGGVLSSLGKGLAAASIGALLEARGLKITLVKLDPYINVDPGTMNPFQHGEVYVTDDGAETDLDLGHYERYTHAQMSQKNNYTTGRIYYNVIRKERRGDYLGGTVQVIPHITDEIKQCILGAAEGVDLAIVEIGGTVGDIEGLPFLEAIRQLRGDLGKENVCYIHLTLVPYIQTAGEVKTKPTQHSVKELRAIGIQPDILLCRTDRYLSQEIKAKIALFCNIASDAVITAKDVETIYEVPLVFHKEGLDEKIMEILNMWTRAPVLEEWEAIVERIKNPVHEVTVAIVGKYVHLTESYKSLSEALVHGGIANDCRVNLRYVDSELLEGPEWEKQLQGVDAILVPGGFGRRGIEGKMRAIQCAREKDIPFLGICLGMQLAVVEFARKVCGLDGANSTEFEEGNPHPVIDLMADQRTIEEKGGTMRLGSYPCRVLQGTMAWEAYRTDQIWERHRHRYELNNKYRSLLEERGMRVSGVSPDQRLVEMVEIPALSWFLGCQFHPEFKSKPLNPHPLFRSFIGAALEYRKRCTGVDMSSKCEAGDVTPTRARASQGG from the coding sequence ATGAGAACAAAGTTCATATTCATCACGGGTGGGGTTCTTTCCTCCTTGGGCAAGGGATTGGCTGCAGCCTCCATCGGGGCCTTGCTTGAGGCCAGGGGGCTCAAGATCACCTTGGTCAAGCTGGATCCCTATATAAACGTGGATCCCGGAACCATGAACCCCTTCCAGCACGGAGAAGTGTATGTCACCGATGATGGTGCGGAGACCGATCTTGATCTGGGTCATTACGAGCGGTACACCCACGCTCAGATGTCGCAAAAAAACAACTACACCACCGGCCGGATCTACTACAACGTGATCCGCAAAGAGAGGCGAGGGGATTACCTTGGCGGGACGGTGCAGGTCATTCCTCATATCACAGACGAAATAAAGCAATGCATCCTGGGGGCAGCCGAAGGAGTGGACCTGGCCATCGTGGAGATAGGCGGCACAGTGGGGGACATTGAAGGGCTTCCTTTTCTGGAGGCCATAAGACAACTGAGGGGAGATCTGGGAAAGGAAAACGTCTGCTACATTCATCTGACTCTGGTTCCATATATCCAGACAGCGGGGGAGGTAAAGACCAAGCCCACTCAGCACAGCGTAAAGGAGCTTAGGGCCATAGGTATTCAGCCCGACATACTTCTGTGCAGGACAGACAGGTATCTTAGCCAAGAGATAAAGGCAAAGATTGCACTTTTTTGCAACATAGCTTCCGACGCTGTCATCACAGCAAAAGATGTGGAAACCATTTACGAGGTGCCACTGGTGTTCCACAAGGAGGGCCTGGATGAAAAGATAATGGAGATTCTAAACATGTGGACCCGGGCCCCGGTGCTGGAGGAGTGGGAAGCCATAGTGGAGCGTATAAAGAATCCTGTCCATGAGGTTACTGTGGCCATAGTGGGCAAATACGTTCACCTAACCGAATCCTACAAGAGCCTAAGCGAAGCTTTGGTGCACGGTGGCATAGCCAATGATTGCAGGGTGAATCTGCGCTACGTGGATTCGGAGCTCTTGGAGGGACCGGAGTGGGAAAAGCAGTTACAGGGGGTGGATGCCATACTGGTGCCCGGCGGATTCGGCAGAAGGGGCATAGAGGGCAAGATGAGAGCAATACAGTGTGCCAGAGAAAAGGACATCCCTTTCCTGGGCATCTGTCTGGGAATGCAACTGGCTGTGGTGGAGTTTGCCAGGAAGGTTTGCGGCCTCGACGGCGCCAATTCCACAGAGTTTGAGGAGGGCAACCCCCATCCGGTGATAGACCTCATGGCTGACCAACGCACCATAGAGGAAAAGGGGGGCACCATGAGGCTGGGTTCTTACCCATGCCGCGTTCTGCAAGGAACAATGGCCTGGGAAGCATACCGAACGGATCAGATCTGGGAGCGCCATAGGCATCGCTACGAGTTGAACAACAAGTACCGCTCTTTGCTGGAGGAGCGAGGCATGAGGGTCTCCGGGGTCTCCCCTGACCAGAGGCTGGTGGAAATGGTGGAGATACCGGCATTGAGTTGGTTCCTGGGATGCCAATTCCATCCGGAATTCAAATCCAAGCCCCTGAATCCTCATCCTCTGTTCCGTTCATTCATCGGGGCCGCTCTTGAATACCGCAAGCGCTGTACAGGTGTGGATATGAGCTCCAAGTGCGAGGCAGGCGATGTCACACCCACTCGCGCAAGGGCAAGCCAAGGGGGATAG
- the lptC gene encoding LPS export ABC transporter periplasmic protein LptC translates to MNRVACFLMLLLWLLVPGWNICESATKKHNEEVQSQESDEKEAVLHVKGVYLEEFNESGRCLQLWAESGTYSRLEKQVELSKVRVLVPPQKAGQAKRVELTGNRGQADMEQKAVHINGDVQILTDDGYNIRTGHATYYYEAREIQSNDHVYMEGPEGTTEGSGLHVWIEKEVVLLRQNVNTQLKPEALEKAKEKIKP, encoded by the coding sequence ATGAATAGGGTTGCTTGTTTTCTAATGCTTTTGCTTTGGCTTCTTGTGCCGGGGTGGAACATATGCGAGTCAGCGACCAAGAAACACAACGAAGAGGTGCAATCCCAAGAATCAGATGAAAAAGAGGCAGTTCTTCACGTGAAAGGTGTTTACCTGGAAGAGTTCAATGAGTCTGGCCGTTGCCTGCAACTCTGGGCTGAATCGGGTACATACTCCCGCCTGGAAAAACAGGTGGAGCTCTCCAAGGTGAGAGTCTTGGTGCCACCCCAGAAGGCCGGGCAGGCCAAGCGGGTGGAACTCACAGGTAATCGGGGTCAGGCTGATATGGAGCAAAAGGCCGTTCACATCAACGGGGACGTGCAAATCCTTACGGATGACGGGTACAATATTCGAACCGGGCATGCCACCTATTATTACGAGGCCAGGGAAATACAGAGCAATGATCATGTTTACATGGAAGGGCCTGAGGGGACCACAGAGGGCAGCGGCTTGCATGTGTGGATAGAAAAGGAAGTTGTTCTTCTGAGGCAGAATGTAAATACCCAGCTCAAACCCGAGGCCCTTGAAAAGGCCAAGGAGAAGATCAAACCGTGA
- the lptA gene encoding lipopolysaccharide transport periplasmic protein LptA produces the protein MRGLLKSWKTAVLVCLFSGLCAPEAPALDPAQWKQKEASLKEQPVRIRADRMELRRQENVIIYSGNVSVTQPQYKMDSDVLEVGWDPETRKIRHLVASGKVRMESEDAKATCGFAILDVSTQSVEMQGSPKMVQGGEHVEGEKIIYSLTDRKSTVLGGKSGRVRTLVIPGGKR, from the coding sequence GTGAGGGGTTTGTTGAAGTCATGGAAGACCGCAGTACTGGTTTGTCTGTTTTCAGGCCTTTGTGCCCCTGAGGCCCCTGCTCTGGATCCTGCCCAGTGGAAGCAAAAGGAGGCTTCTTTGAAGGAGCAGCCGGTCAGAATAAGAGCGGACAGGATGGAGCTCAGAAGGCAGGAGAACGTGATCATTTACAGCGGGAATGTATCGGTGACTCAGCCTCAGTATAAGATGGATTCCGATGTGCTGGAGGTTGGATGGGATCCTGAGACTCGAAAAATAAGACATCTTGTGGCCAGTGGCAAGGTCCGCATGGAGTCTGAGGATGCCAAGGCCACCTGCGGATTTGCTATTCTGGATGTGAGCACTCAGTCGGTGGAGATGCAGGGCTCACCCAAGATGGTACAGGGCGGGGAGCATGTGGAAGGCGAAAAAATAATCTACTCTTTGACTGATCGAAAAAGTACAGTGCTTGGAGGCAAGAGCGGCCGGGTCCGTACCCTGGTGATACCGGGGGGCAAGCGATGA
- the secA gene encoding preprotein translocase subunit SecA — translation MLMQALQKVFGSANERTLRRLAPIVEQINDLEPKIRELGDEALRSKTLEFRQHLRSRVLEVLRSAEDLGRLELGRVVRDLSLHKLIKEEHLPGAQDAAAEGGEDLEERVEELKAEIRTAIGETLEELLPEAFAVVREAARRVLGERPFDVQLVGGIVLHQGKIAEMATGEGKTLVATLPVYLNALAGRGVHVVTVNDYLAKRDRDWMGQIYELLGLSVGVIYHDMPQEERRLAYEADITYGTNSEFGFDYLRDNMALRAEDQVQRGFHFAIVDEVDSILIDEARTPLIISGPVEVETNRYAELQPMVQRLVQSQTFLVNRLLAEAEKLLEEGQDYEAGIKMLQAKRGAPKNKRLLKLLQDSNNKKLVDRVELDHIRDKTLWRLDEELYFSLDEKSNVVDLTEKGRVALSPKDPNFFVLPDLAELDSNPDVTPQQREQAEREFQEKSEIMQNLFQLLRAYSLFEKDVNYVVSDGRVIIVDEFTGRLMPGRRYSDGLHQALEAKEGVKIEGETQTLATITIQNYFRMYEKLAGMTGTAETEAAEFHKIYKLDVVVIPTHRPCIRRDYPDVIFRTKREKYRAIIQEIEECHRRGQPVLVGTVSVEVSELLSRMLPKAIRHSVLNAKRHKEEAEIVARAGHYGAVTIATNMAGRGTDIKLGPGVVELGGLHIIGTERHEARRIDRQLRGRSGRQGDPGSSRFYLSLEDDLLRIFGSERIAVIMDKIGMQEGEPIEHGLVTRAIENAQRRVEQHNFDIRKHLLEYDDVMNKQREVIYAQRQRILLGDRLEQDVREMIRQWAQEAVERYAPAKSHPEEWDLKALARELRMRLGIPWDGSGLEQASTQGELEELVYQRLLFYYMKKEELYGSDIMRYLEKMILLQTLDNLWKEHLLGMDHLKEGIGLRGYAQRDPLREYQKEGYELFVVLTERIRTEAVERLFRVQVAAEPAQKSHRRSNLELGRARGSTSSSDASEEPRAVKRASQKIGRNDPCPCGSGKKYKKCCGR, via the coding sequence ATGCTGATGCAGGCATTGCAGAAGGTTTTTGGAAGCGCCAATGAGAGGACGCTCAGGCGTTTAGCTCCCATCGTGGAGCAGATAAATGATCTGGAGCCCAAGATTAGAGAATTGGGCGATGAGGCTCTCAGGAGTAAGACCCTGGAGTTCAGGCAACATTTGCGATCCAGAGTGCTTGAAGTTCTAAGATCCGCAGAGGACTTGGGGCGCCTGGAGCTTGGCAGAGTGGTGAGGGATCTGTCTTTGCACAAGTTGATTAAAGAGGAGCACCTGCCAGGTGCTCAAGATGCCGCTGCAGAGGGTGGGGAGGATCTTGAGGAGCGGGTGGAGGAGCTCAAGGCAGAAATCAGAACAGCCATAGGGGAGACCCTGGAAGAGCTGCTTCCCGAGGCCTTTGCAGTGGTTCGGGAGGCAGCCAGGAGAGTCCTTGGGGAGCGTCCCTTTGATGTGCAGCTTGTGGGAGGCATTGTGCTTCACCAGGGCAAGATAGCCGAGATGGCAACAGGAGAAGGCAAGACACTGGTGGCCACGCTTCCTGTTTACTTGAACGCCCTTGCAGGCCGGGGTGTGCACGTTGTGACAGTTAATGACTATCTGGCCAAAAGGGACAGGGATTGGATGGGTCAGATTTACGAGCTGCTGGGCCTCAGTGTGGGAGTCATATATCACGACATGCCCCAGGAAGAGAGGCGCCTGGCCTATGAGGCAGACATAACTTACGGCACCAACAGCGAATTCGGGTTCGACTACCTGAGAGACAACATGGCTCTGAGAGCCGAGGATCAGGTTCAAAGAGGGTTTCACTTCGCCATAGTGGACGAGGTGGACTCCATCCTCATAGATGAGGCGCGCACGCCTCTTATAATTTCCGGGCCGGTGGAGGTGGAGACCAATCGCTATGCAGAGCTTCAACCCATGGTCCAGCGGCTTGTTCAAAGCCAGACCTTCTTGGTCAACAGGCTCCTGGCAGAGGCCGAGAAGCTGCTTGAGGAGGGACAGGATTACGAGGCCGGCATAAAGATGCTACAGGCCAAAAGAGGTGCGCCCAAGAACAAGAGGCTTCTCAAGCTACTCCAAGACAGCAACAACAAGAAGCTAGTGGATAGGGTGGAGCTGGATCACATAAGGGACAAGACCCTATGGCGGCTGGATGAAGAGCTTTATTTCAGCCTGGATGAAAAGTCCAATGTGGTGGACTTAACGGAAAAGGGCAGGGTAGCCCTATCACCCAAGGATCCTAATTTTTTTGTTCTTCCAGATCTGGCAGAGCTGGACTCCAATCCTGATGTGACGCCGCAGCAAAGAGAACAGGCTGAAAGGGAATTCCAAGAAAAAAGCGAGATCATGCAGAATCTTTTCCAGCTCCTCAGGGCCTACTCCCTTTTTGAGAAGGACGTGAACTATGTGGTCAGCGATGGCCGGGTGATAATCGTGGATGAGTTCACGGGCCGACTGATGCCGGGCAGAAGATACAGCGATGGTCTGCATCAGGCTCTGGAGGCCAAGGAAGGAGTCAAGATAGAAGGAGAGACTCAAACTCTGGCTACCATCACCATCCAGAACTACTTCCGCATGTACGAAAAGCTGGCCGGCATGACAGGAACTGCAGAGACAGAGGCAGCTGAGTTTCACAAGATCTATAAGCTGGATGTGGTGGTGATTCCCACACACAGACCCTGCATACGCCGGGATTACCCGGATGTCATCTTTCGCACAAAAAGGGAGAAGTACAGGGCCATCATCCAAGAAATAGAAGAGTGCCACAGGAGGGGGCAGCCGGTTCTGGTGGGCACGGTCTCTGTGGAGGTATCGGAGCTGCTGAGCCGCATGTTGCCCAAGGCCATCCGCCACTCTGTGCTCAATGCCAAGCGGCACAAGGAGGAGGCGGAGATAGTTGCCCGGGCCGGTCATTATGGGGCAGTGACCATAGCCACAAACATGGCTGGCCGAGGCACAGATATCAAGCTGGGTCCGGGTGTGGTGGAACTGGGGGGACTTCACATCATAGGCACGGAGAGGCACGAGGCCAGACGAATAGATAGGCAGCTCAGGGGCCGCTCTGGAAGGCAAGGAGATCCCGGCTCATCCAGGTTCTACCTTTCCCTAGAGGACGATCTCCTGAGGATTTTTGGTTCCGAGAGAATCGCCGTCATAATGGACAAGATCGGCATGCAGGAGGGCGAGCCCATAGAGCATGGATTGGTGACCCGTGCCATAGAAAACGCCCAGAGGCGTGTGGAGCAACACAACTTCGATATACGCAAGCACCTTTTGGAATATGACGATGTGATGAACAAGCAGCGGGAAGTGATCTATGCCCAGAGGCAGAGAATCCTTTTGGGTGACAGGCTGGAGCAGGATGTGCGGGAAATGATCAGGCAATGGGCCCAAGAAGCTGTGGAGCGTTACGCTCCTGCCAAGTCCCATCCTGAAGAGTGGGATCTTAAAGCTCTGGCCAGAGAACTCAGGATGAGGCTGGGCATACCTTGGGACGGTTCAGGCCTGGAGCAAGCCTCAACTCAAGGGGAACTGGAGGAACTGGTGTACCAGAGGTTGCTTTTCTACTACATGAAGAAGGAGGAACTCTACGGCTCTGACATAATGCGCTATCTGGAAAAGATGATCCTCCTGCAGACCCTGGACAACCTGTGGAAAGAACATCTGCTGGGAATGGACCATCTGAAGGAGGGGATCGGCCTGAGGGGGTACGCCCAGAGGGATCCCCTAAGAGAATACCAAAAAGAAGGCTATGAGCTCTTCGTTGTGCTAACTGAGCGGATACGCACAGAGGCAGTGGAGAGGCTCTTTAGAGTTCAAGTGGCAGCAGAGCCGGCTCAAAAGAGCCACAGAAGATCCAATCTTGAATTGGGCAGGGCAAGAGGATCCACCAGCAGCTCAGATGCCTCGGAAGAGCCAAGGGCTGTGAAAAGAGCGTCTCAGAAGATAGGCAGAAACGACCCTTGCCCTTGCGGCAGCGGTAAAAAATACAAGAAGTGCTGTGGGCGATGA
- the kdsA gene encoding 3-deoxy-8-phosphooctulonate synthase: MGFRIGSVKIGQGACLALVAGPCVIESKEQVLEVAAALVEITRDLGMPLIFKSSYDKANRTSIDSYRGPGLERGLEILQEVRDTLDVPVLSDVHCRTEIEAAARVLDVIQIPAFLCRQTDLVVAAARTGCAINVKKGQFMAPWDMAPVIEKIRWAGNDRILVSERGFCLGYNQLVVDFRSLVMLRDLGAAVIFDATHSVQLPGGLGRASGGQRRFVPALARAAVAVGVDALFLEVHPDPDSALCDGPNSLCMAGLKGLLEEIKEIDALTRRHMQSARGTPQACDLQRQESS; encoded by the coding sequence ATGGGTTTCAGGATCGGATCCGTGAAAATAGGCCAGGGGGCCTGCCTGGCATTGGTGGCCGGTCCGTGTGTGATAGAATCCAAAGAGCAGGTCCTGGAGGTGGCGGCCGCCTTGGTAGAGATCACACGCGACTTGGGCATGCCTTTGATTTTCAAGTCCTCTTATGACAAGGCCAACCGAACATCCATAGATTCCTACAGGGGACCAGGTCTTGAGAGGGGCCTGGAGATACTCCAGGAAGTCAGAGACACCTTGGATGTGCCTGTGCTTTCGGACGTGCACTGCCGCACGGAGATAGAGGCTGCGGCAAGGGTCTTAGACGTGATTCAGATTCCGGCTTTTCTTTGTAGGCAAACAGATCTGGTGGTGGCCGCTGCCCGCACAGGTTGTGCCATCAACGTGAAGAAGGGACAGTTCATGGCACCCTGGGACATGGCTCCTGTCATTGAGAAGATACGCTGGGCTGGAAATGATCGTATCTTGGTTTCTGAGAGGGGCTTTTGCCTGGGATACAACCAGCTGGTTGTGGATTTTAGGTCTCTGGTGATGTTGAGAGACCTGGGTGCGGCGGTGATATTCGATGCCACCCACAGTGTCCAGCTCCCCGGAGGCCTGGGGCGGGCCTCAGGAGGGCAGAGACGTTTTGTGCCGGCACTGGCCAGGGCTGCGGTGGCTGTGGGGGTGGACGCCCTTTTCCTGGAGGTTCACCCTGACCCGGACTCTGCCCTTTGTGATGGGCCCAACAGCCTCTGCATGGCCGGCTTAAAGGGACTGTTAGAGGAGATAAAGGAGATAGATGCACTCACCAGACGGCATATGCAAAGCGCAAGAGGAACTCCACAGGCGTGTGATCTCCAGCGCCAGGAGAGTTCTTGA